One Erysipelothrix amsterdamensis DNA window includes the following coding sequences:
- the asnS gene encoding asparagine--tRNA ligase has protein sequence MISYLTIRECYDLLSYGSEIEVDAIEFVQLQGWVRTNRKGKNVGFIELNDGTYFRSAQCVYAADLDNYDEIGKYNTGTAITVTGLFKVTPDGKQPFEIEVKEVKLEGECSSDYPLQKKRHSYEYLREIAHLRVRTNSFMAVFRVRSVLSMAIHEFFQNQGFVYVHTPVITGNDAEGAGEAFVVTTRDDAKYEKDFFGKKASLTVSGQLHAEAFALAFRDVYTFGPTFRAENSNTARHASEFWMVEPEIAFADLEDNMNLIEDLVKYCIEYVLENAPEEMKFFNERIDTTLLERLNELLSSEFKRMTYTEAVELLEKQNDRFEYKVEWGTDLQSEHERYISEEVVKGPVFITDYPKEIKSFYMRLNEDGKTVAACDLLVPHVGELVGGSQREERLDVLERRMEELDIPKESLEWYLDLRRYGGVKHSGFGIGFERFLMYITSMTNIRDVVPFARTPRHLDY, from the coding sequence ATGATTTCATATTTAACAATACGAGAGTGCTATGACCTGTTGTCATATGGCTCGGAAATTGAAGTTGATGCAATTGAATTTGTGCAATTGCAAGGTTGGGTTAGAACTAACCGTAAAGGAAAAAATGTAGGGTTCATCGAGTTAAATGATGGAACTTATTTTAGAAGTGCACAATGTGTTTATGCAGCAGATTTAGATAACTATGATGAAATAGGTAAATACAATACAGGTACAGCGATTACGGTAACTGGATTGTTTAAAGTTACTCCGGATGGAAAACAACCTTTTGAAATCGAAGTTAAAGAAGTTAAATTAGAAGGCGAATGCAGTTCGGATTATCCGTTACAGAAAAAACGTCATAGTTATGAATATTTAAGAGAAATTGCGCATTTACGCGTAAGAACAAACTCATTTATGGCAGTGTTCCGTGTCCGTTCTGTTCTTTCAATGGCAATCCATGAATTTTTCCAAAATCAAGGGTTTGTTTATGTGCATACACCAGTAATTACAGGAAATGATGCTGAGGGTGCTGGTGAAGCATTTGTCGTTACAACACGTGATGATGCTAAATATGAAAAAGATTTCTTTGGAAAAAAAGCAAGTCTAACCGTATCAGGTCAATTACATGCTGAAGCTTTTGCACTCGCATTTAGAGATGTATATACTTTTGGTCCTACTTTTAGAGCTGAAAATTCAAATACAGCACGCCATGCAAGTGAATTTTGGATGGTTGAGCCAGAGATAGCATTTGCAGATCTTGAAGATAATATGAATTTAATAGAAGACCTCGTTAAATATTGCATCGAGTATGTGCTTGAGAATGCTCCAGAAGAAATGAAATTTTTCAATGAGCGAATTGATACCACACTATTAGAACGACTTAACGAATTACTTTCAAGTGAATTCAAACGAATGACGTATACAGAAGCGGTTGAATTACTTGAAAAACAAAATGACCGTTTTGAATATAAGGTTGAGTGGGGTACGGATTTACAATCTGAACATGAACGTTATATTAGTGAAGAAGTTGTTAAGGGTCCTGTATTTATTACAGATTATCCAAAAGAAATTAAATCGTTCTATATGCGACTTAATGAAGATGGAAAAACCGTTGCAGCTTGTGATTTATTAGTTCCACATGTTGGGGAACTTGTAGGTGGATCACAACGTGAAGAACGTCTTGATGTTCTTGAAAGACGAATGGAAGAGTTGGATATTCCAAAAGAAAGTCTTGAATGGTATTTAGATTTAAGACGTTATGGCGGTGTCAAACATTCAGGTTTTGGAATAGGATTCGAGCGCTTCTTGATGTATATTACTTCAATGACAAATATTCGTGATGTAGTACCATTTGCGCGTACACCACGTCATTTAGATTATTAG
- a CDS encoding redox-sensing transcriptional repressor Rex — translation MSNISNVPKATMQRYPIYLKALRKLYNMGVERILSRELSLFVDIESTTIRRDFSFIGSLGKQGYGYDVKTLIETFDNLLGVSFEEELILVGAGNLGRAILNYNRWNHVVGEIACAFDIDPNKLGEASDIPIYHMSELEERMPKGCRIAIVTVSKNVQETIDKLVDLGIVGIVDFSSEHIQVPKHVIVKTVDVVSTVQELIFQTNNIR, via the coding sequence ATGAGTAATATATCTAATGTACCAAAAGCAACAATGCAAAGGTACCCTATATATTTAAAGGCATTAAGAAAACTCTATAATATGGGAGTTGAACGTATTCTATCAAGAGAACTATCTTTATTTGTAGATATTGAATCTACAACAATACGTCGTGATTTTTCGTTTATTGGTTCGCTTGGTAAACAAGGTTATGGTTATGATGTAAAGACCTTAATTGAAACGTTTGATAATCTTTTAGGTGTGAGTTTTGAAGAAGAGTTAATTTTAGTAGGTGCCGGAAATTTAGGGCGTGCTATTTTGAATTATAATCGTTGGAATCACGTCGTTGGTGAAATTGCATGTGCATTTGATATTGATCCAAACAAACTTGGAGAAGCATCAGATATTCCAATCTATCACATGAGTGAGTTGGAAGAACGAATGCCCAAGGGATGTCGCATAGCAATCGTAACGGTTTCAAAAAATGTTCAAGAAACAATAGATAAACTCGTAGATTTAGGAATCGTAGGAATTGTTGACTTTTCAAGTGAACATATTCAGGTTCCAAAACATGTAATTGTAAAAACAGTAGATGTCGTATCTACGGTTCAGGAATTAATATTCCAGACTAATAATATTCGTTAA
- the tsaD gene encoding tRNA (adenosine(37)-N6)-threonylcarbamoyltransferase complex transferase subunit TsaD: MLILAIESSCDETSCAIIKDGFEVLSNSVSTQIEIHKQYGGVFPEVASRLHVENINIVIKDALDKANIKIEDVDAIAVTQGPGLIGSLHVGVMAAKTLAWSLGKPLIPVHHIAGHIYANKLVGDLKFPLLALVISGGHTELVSMQDEYQFEVIGKTQDDAVGEAFDKVARLLGLGYPGGPVIDKLAQTGKENYQLPKVKTENPLDFSFSGLKSAVRQLTLREERNDREIIVEDVAYAFQHAAVRELMSRVEYVLENSEVQYESLVLAGGVAANSEVRKQIVALNAQYPSLNILVPPLWACMDQAAMIGLAGQIAYDKGVRGDCEISALSNKQLISY; encoded by the coding sequence ATGTTAATATTAGCTATAGAATCAAGTTGTGATGAAACATCTTGTGCAATAATTAAGGACGGTTTTGAGGTTTTAAGTAACTCAGTGTCAACACAGATAGAAATCCATAAACAATATGGAGGTGTATTTCCTGAAGTTGCTTCAAGACTTCATGTTGAAAATATCAATATTGTAATTAAAGACGCTTTGGATAAAGCAAATATAAAAATTGAAGACGTTGATGCGATTGCAGTAACGCAGGGACCCGGATTGATTGGTTCGTTACATGTAGGTGTTATGGCTGCGAAAACTCTTGCATGGAGTCTAGGAAAGCCTCTTATTCCAGTTCATCATATTGCCGGACATATTTATGCAAATAAACTTGTCGGTGATTTAAAGTTTCCTCTGCTTGCGCTCGTTATTTCCGGTGGTCATACAGAGCTTGTATCAATGCAAGACGAATATCAATTTGAGGTAATTGGAAAAACTCAGGATGATGCAGTTGGTGAAGCATTCGATAAAGTTGCACGATTACTTGGTCTTGGATATCCTGGAGGTCCTGTAATTGATAAGTTGGCACAAACTGGTAAAGAAAACTACCAATTGCCAAAAGTTAAGACAGAAAATCCATTGGATTTCTCTTTTAGTGGTTTAAAGTCAGCAGTAAGGCAATTAACATTGCGTGAGGAACGTAACGACCGTGAGATCATTGTTGAAGATGTTGCGTATGCGTTTCAACATGCTGCGGTCAGAGAACTAATGTCACGGGTGGAATATGTACTTGAAAATTCTGAGGTTCAATATGAATCGCTAGTATTAGCAGGCGGTGTCGCCGCTAATTCAGAAGTTCGTAAACAAATTGTAGCTTTAAATGCTCAATATCCAAGTTTAAATATTTTAGTACCACCACTTTGGGCATGCATGGACCAAGCTGCGATGATTGGACTTGCGGGTCAAATTGCCTATGATAAAGGCGTTCGTGGAGATTGTGAAATTTCTGCACTTTCTAACAAACAACTGATCTCTTATTAA
- the rimI gene encoding ribosomal protein S18-alanine N-acetyltransferase, which translates to MIRKATQNDLSEIVSIDQMTLTSHWTEKQYLSELSIENGLMYVIEVENYICGFFSLRILDDTCDLLQIAVHQDFQSRGYGNMLMNHLCKVAINYEIKNIFLEVEENNRKALQFYLKYNFEEISIRKNYYGINRNAVVMRKVL; encoded by the coding sequence ATGATACGAAAAGCTACGCAAAATGATCTAAGTGAGATTGTTAGTATTGACCAGATGACACTAACTTCTCATTGGACAGAGAAACAATATTTAAGTGAACTCTCAATTGAAAATGGATTGATGTATGTTATTGAAGTAGAAAATTACATATGTGGATTCTTCAGTCTCAGAATTCTTGATGATACCTGTGATTTATTACAGATAGCAGTTCATCAGGATTTTCAATCACGAGGGTATGGAAACATGCTTATGAATCATTTATGTAAAGTAGCAATTAATTATGAGATAAAGAATATCTTCTTAGAAGTCGAAGAAAACAATAGGAAAGCACTCCAATTCTACCTTAAATACAATTTTGAAGAAATTTCTATTCGAAAAAACTATTATGGGATTAATAGAAATGCAGTAGTGATGAGAAAGGTGTTATAA
- the tsaB gene encoding tRNA (adenosine(37)-N6)-threonylcarbamoyltransferase complex dimerization subunit type 1 TsaB, whose product MNTLIIDTSHKFLAVGLKVNDVLRVNKQSLMDKKQSEFLLSYVDEAIQEAGLVPMDIDAIVITSGPGSYTGLRIGMTFAKTFALTNHKLEIYKVNTLLSLAGNNNGFSFIDARSDRVFGAFVSDGIVKDERIYTLEELVDINVDLFGDLELVHKTVEQPQIIQNIIDVEKSWEIESNIDLLVPNYLK is encoded by the coding sequence ATGAATACACTAATTATAGATACATCACATAAATTTCTTGCTGTCGGTTTGAAAGTGAATGATGTACTGAGAGTAAATAAACAATCACTTATGGATAAAAAACAATCAGAATTCTTGTTGAGTTATGTAGACGAAGCAATTCAAGAGGCTGGATTAGTGCCAATGGATATAGATGCAATCGTAATAACTAGTGGTCCCGGCAGCTATACTGGATTGAGAATCGGTATGACATTTGCTAAAACATTTGCTCTTACAAACCATAAGCTTGAGATATACAAAGTCAATACATTACTTTCTTTAGCAGGAAATAATAACGGTTTCTCATTTATTGATGCGAGATCAGATCGTGTTTTCGGTGCTTTTGTTTCAGATGGTATCGTCAAGGATGAGCGCATCTATACGCTTGAAGAGTTAGTTGATATCAATGTTGATCTATTTGGTGATCTTGAATTAGTTCATAAAACAGTAGAACAACCACAAATAATTCAAAATATAATCGATGTTGAGAAATCGTGGGAAATCGAATCGAATATTGACTTACTCGTTCCCAATTATTTAAAATAA